A genomic stretch from Camelus dromedarius isolate mCamDro1 chromosome 10, mCamDro1.pat, whole genome shotgun sequence includes:
- the LOC105092681 gene encoding olfactory receptor 1G1-like produces the protein METGNHTFSVSEFLLLGLSEQQEQQPLLFGIFLSMYLVTVVGNLVISLAIGSDPHLHTPMYFFLANFSLTDLGLSSTTVPRMLVNIQAHTQTIPYAGCLSQIYFFLWFIGLDVFLLAVMAYDRLVAICHPLHYTLVMSPRCCVLLVVMSLLLAHSYSLTHTVLLAQLSFCADNTIPHFFCELLPLLKLSCSDTYANQCVLTYWGGALTILIPLLIVISYVCIVATIVRVPSASGKWKAFSTCSSHLSAICLFYASAVGVYFVPSSADSASKDRIAAVIYAVVTPMLNPFIYSLRNKDMKDAVGRLLSRRPLQSP, from the coding sequence ATGGAAACAGGAAACCACACATTCAGTGTTTCTGAATTCCTCCTCCTGGGCCTGTCTGAGCAGCAGGAACAGCAGCCTCTTCTCTTCGGCATCTTCCTGAGCATGTACCTGGTCACCGTGGTGGGGAACCTGGTCATCAGCCTGGCCATTGGCTCTGATCCacacctccacacccccatgtacttcttcctggcCAACTTTTCCCTCACTGACCTGGGTTTATCATCGACCACGGTCCCCAGGATGCTGGTGAACATCCAGGCTCACACGCAGACCATCCCCTACGCTGGATGCCTGTCTCAGATCTACTTCTTCCTGTGGTTCATTGGGCTAGATGTTTTCCTCCTGGCGGTGATGGCATATGACCGGCTTGTGGCAATCTGCCACCCGCTTCACTACACCTTGGTTATGAGTCCCAGATGCTGTGTCCTGCTGGTGGTCATGTCCCTACTGCTCGCTCACTCATATTCTCTAACCCACACCGTTCTCCTGGCTCAGTTGTCCTTCTGTGCTGACAACACCATCCCCCACTTCTTCTGTGAGCTTCTCCCTCTATTGAAGCTCTCTTGTTCTGACACTTATGCCAACCAATGTGTGCTGACGTACTGGGGAGGGGCACTAACCATCCTGATCCCCTTGCTAATCGTCATTTCTTATGTCTGCATTGTGGCCACCATTGTGAGAGTCCCATCAGCAAGTGGGAAGTGGaaggccttctccacctgcagCTCCCACCTCTCGGCAATTTGCTTGTTCTATGCGTCTGCTGTTGGGGTGTACTTCGTCCCCTCCTCTGCTGATTCAGCCAGCAAGGACAGGATTGCAGCAGTGATATACGCTGTGGTCACCCCCATGCTGAACCCATTCATCTACAGCCTGAGGAACAAAGACATGAAGGATGCCGTGGGGAGACTCCTGAGCAGAAGGCCACTGCAATCTCCATGA